TTCTGCGGGAACACAGTTCACTTACATGCGTTTTTGTGCTGCCAGAAAAGTACTCCCGCGTTTTAACAGAAAAACTTGAATAATTCGGGATCTGATAGCGGAATAGCAAACTCGCTGCGTCGAAAGCTCCCCTTACCCAGCCGACAAAGTTGTTAGCATCGTCTTCAGACGCTTCTTAAGCTTCTCATCCTTGATCCCCGCGATCGAGCGGGCCAACTTCATCGTCTCGGGATCGATCTTGCCGCCCTCGTCACGCGAAATCGCACCTTTGCGATCTGCCTCGATCGCCTTTACGGCAGCGGCCGACAGCTTGTGCGCAGCCAGACCTTCGAAGAACCAGCTGAGCGGCTTACCAAGGACGGCGGCGAACTGCCACAGCCTCGATGCCGAAACGCGGTTGGCACCGCTCTCGTATTTCTGAATCTGCTGGAATGTGATCCCGCAGGCGTGCGCGAGATCGGTTTGCGACATATCGTGCTCGAGACGCGCTTCGCGGGCGCGGGCTCCGACGTGATGATCTACCGGGGTCGTGCGGCGGGCTTTGGCGTTAGGCATATTCTAAATTCCTCGAAAGTAGCAATAATGATACATTCTTCTATCATATGAAATTTGACCTGTCCCCATTGAAGTG
The sequence above is a segment of the Magnetospirillum sp. genome. Coding sequences within it:
- a CDS encoding helix-turn-helix transcriptional regulator, which translates into the protein MPNAKARRTTPVDHHVGARAREARLEHDMSQTDLAHACGITFQQIQKYESGANRVSASRLWQFAAVLGKPLSWFFEGLAAHKLSAAAVKAIEADRKGAISRDEGGKIDPETMKLARSIAGIKDEKLKKRLKTMLTTLSAG